From a single Fulvivirga ulvae genomic region:
- a CDS encoding alpha-ketoacid dehydrogenase subunit alpha/beta, producing MSTIKTVRKTSSKVSEILQDYKLACESREASLLGRKEVFMGKAKFGIFGDGKEIAQIAMAKAFKKGDFRSGYYRDQTFMFAIGELTIQEYFAQLYAHTDIKADPASGGRLMNGHFATRMLNDDGDFNPITENKNSSSDISPTAAQMPRLVGLAYASKLFRQNKDLEGFKNLSIHGNEVAFGTIGNASTSEGMFFEAINAAGVLQIPMLVSIWDDEYGISVPKEYHTTKGSISKVLAGFQRSGEENGFDIFTVRGWDYENLVKTYQKAAEISREEHIPTLVHVQEMTQPQGHSTSGSHERYKSKERLQWEQEHDCIVKFREWILENGYVDAEELDNIEEQAKQTAKDAKNAAWKAFIASIKEDEKSALDLLGQAQEQSSHAEAIKSIKSNLEGVLNPIRLDSLKAVKKALRLLKSEDIPARKLLQNWVKKVEKENFERFSSHLYSESPQSALHVEVVEPEFDSEVKLVDGREVLQACFDAALARDPRVFAFGEDVGKIGDVNQAFAGLQDKYGELRVTDTGIRECTIIGQGIGAALRGLRPIAEIQYLDYLLYAIQILSDDLATLQYRTKGGQKAPLIIRTRGHRLEGVWHSGSPMGMILNSIRGIYVLVPRNMTQAAGFYNTLLRSDDTALIIECLNGYRLKERVPTNIGEFTVPLGKPDVLRKGEDVTIVTYGSMCRVIMEAAEQLEEEGISCEVIDVQTLLPFDIDHSIVESLKKTNRVVFADEDVPGGASAFMMQKVLEEQGGYRYLDSKPVTITGKEHRPAYASDGDYFSKPNTEEVFDKVYALMAEANPEKYPDIY from the coding sequence TTGAGTACTATAAAAACCGTCAGAAAAACTTCTAGTAAAGTAAGTGAGATATTGCAGGATTATAAGTTAGCCTGTGAAAGCCGGGAGGCAAGCTTATTAGGAAGAAAGGAAGTTTTTATGGGTAAGGCCAAATTCGGAATATTTGGGGATGGAAAAGAAATTGCCCAGATAGCGATGGCCAAGGCCTTTAAAAAAGGGGACTTTAGATCCGGTTACTACAGAGATCAGACTTTTATGTTCGCTATTGGCGAACTTACCATACAGGAGTATTTTGCCCAGCTATATGCCCATACAGATATTAAAGCTGATCCGGCTTCCGGCGGGAGGCTGATGAATGGTCACTTTGCTACCCGGATGCTCAATGATGATGGAGACTTTAATCCAATAACAGAGAATAAAAATAGCAGTTCAGATATATCTCCTACAGCAGCGCAGATGCCTCGCTTAGTGGGGTTGGCCTATGCCTCCAAATTATTCAGACAAAATAAAGATCTGGAAGGCTTTAAAAATTTGTCAATCCATGGCAACGAAGTTGCTTTTGGTACAATTGGTAACGCCTCAACTTCCGAAGGAATGTTTTTTGAGGCCATAAATGCTGCCGGTGTGCTCCAAATACCCATGCTGGTTTCGATTTGGGATGATGAATATGGGATTTCTGTTCCAAAAGAATATCATACTACAAAAGGAAGTATTTCAAAAGTACTGGCAGGGTTCCAGAGAAGTGGCGAAGAGAATGGTTTTGACATATTTACCGTGCGTGGCTGGGATTATGAAAACCTTGTAAAGACGTATCAGAAGGCAGCTGAAATTTCAAGAGAAGAACATATACCTACTCTGGTACATGTTCAGGAGATGACCCAACCCCAAGGACATTCAACATCAGGATCACACGAACGATATAAATCTAAAGAGCGCTTGCAATGGGAGCAGGAGCATGACTGTATTGTGAAATTTAGAGAGTGGATACTTGAAAACGGTTATGTTGATGCCGAGGAACTTGATAACATAGAAGAGCAGGCAAAACAAACGGCGAAAGATGCTAAAAATGCTGCATGGAAGGCTTTCATTGCGTCAATCAAAGAAGATGAGAAATCAGCGCTTGACTTATTGGGACAAGCTCAGGAGCAAAGCAGCCATGCTGAAGCCATTAAAAGTATTAAGTCCAATCTTGAGGGGGTGCTTAACCCCATTCGTTTAGATAGCCTGAAAGCTGTTAAGAAAGCGTTGCGCTTATTGAAAAGTGAAGATATTCCTGCCCGTAAGCTGTTGCAGAATTGGGTGAAGAAAGTAGAAAAAGAAAATTTTGAGAGGTTTAGCTCTCATTTATATAGCGAATCGCCCCAGAGCGCACTTCATGTCGAGGTGGTTGAGCCGGAATTTGATAGTGAAGTTAAACTGGTTGATGGCAGGGAAGTGCTACAGGCATGCTTTGATGCAGCATTAGCAAGAGACCCCCGTGTTTTTGCTTTCGGAGAAGATGTTGGAAAAATCGGAGATGTAAACCAGGCCTTCGCCGGGCTTCAGGATAAATATGGAGAGCTTAGGGTAACGGATACCGGAATAAGAGAATGCACTATAATAGGTCAGGGCATCGGGGCGGCTCTTCGTGGGTTAAGACCGATTGCTGAGATTCAATACCTGGATTACCTCTTATATGCCATTCAGATACTTTCTGATGATCTGGCCACCCTTCAGTATAGAACCAAAGGTGGGCAGAAAGCCCCATTGATAATAAGGACCAGAGGCCACCGTTTGGAAGGCGTATGGCATTCAGGTTCTCCCATGGGCATGATCCTTAACAGCATCAGGGGTATATACGTACTGGTGCCCCGTAATATGACTCAGGCTGCGGGTTTTTACAATACCTTGCTGAGATCTGATGATACCGCTTTGATCATCGAATGCCTGAATGGCTACAGGCTAAAGGAGCGTGTGCCGACTAACATTGGAGAGTTTACAGTTCCTTTGGGCAAACCTGATGTATTGAGAAAAGGAGAGGATGTTACCATTGTTACTTATGGTTCGATGTGTAGGGTAATTATGGAAGCTGCGGAACAACTGGAGGAAGAAGGTATTTCATGTGAAGTGATTGACGTTCAGACGCTGTTGCCTTTTGATATTGATCATTCGATTGTGGAATCTCTTAAGAAGACCAATCGTGTCGTGTTTGCTGATGAGGATGTACCTGGTGGTGCGAGTGCATTTATGATGCAGAAAGTACTTGAAGAGCAGGGAGGATACAGATACCTGGATTCAAAACCTGTTACCATCACCGGCAAAGAGCACAGGCCGGCTTATGCCTCGGACGGGGATTACTTCTCCAAACCAAATACCGAAGAAGTATTTGACAAGGTATATGCTCTTATGGCTGAAGCTAATCCGGAAAAATATCCTGATATATACTAA
- a CDS encoding DUF2279 domain-containing protein has translation MKLNRFIALLSLQLILIISLQAQTDSTLQKKRLKPLVITSTIAYAGSLVALNQLWYADFERESFHFFDDSREWKQVDKAGHAYAAFHINSAGYEALRWAGLSENKSLTYGALSSIVVLSSIEVFDGFSSAYGASYTDLTANTFGTILFYGQKKLWKDIRIQPKFSFHRTDFPNHRPETLGKNLQEELLKDYNGQTYWLSLNLSKFNSFRNFPKWLNLAVGYGAHNMIYATDAGNVEFGLTPKRQYYLAIDFDFSEYKSESSLLNTVLYVLNMVHLPAPALEFSDSKFKFHYIY, from the coding sequence ATGAAATTGAATAGGTTTATTGCTCTTCTTTCCCTTCAGTTGATATTGATAATCTCATTACAGGCCCAGACTGACAGTACATTACAAAAAAAGAGGTTGAAGCCATTAGTAATCACTTCAACAATAGCATATGCAGGCTCGTTGGTAGCTCTCAATCAATTATGGTATGCTGACTTTGAAAGGGAGTCCTTTCACTTTTTTGATGATTCCCGGGAGTGGAAACAGGTGGACAAAGCTGGCCATGCATATGCTGCCTTTCATATCAACTCCGCAGGCTATGAAGCACTGAGATGGGCCGGCTTGTCTGAAAACAAGTCCTTAACCTATGGAGCCCTTTCCAGCATAGTGGTACTCTCTTCCATAGAAGTCTTTGATGGTTTCTCAAGTGCCTATGGAGCCTCTTATACTGACCTGACCGCAAATACCTTCGGCACTATACTATTTTACGGGCAAAAGAAATTATGGAAGGATATTCGAATTCAGCCTAAATTCTCATTTCACCGTACTGACTTCCCGAACCACCGCCCTGAAACACTCGGTAAAAACCTTCAGGAAGAGCTCCTCAAAGATTACAATGGCCAGACCTACTGGTTGTCATTAAATCTATCAAAGTTTAACTCCTTTCGAAACTTTCCCAAATGGCTGAACCTCGCAGTTGGATATGGTGCGCATAACATGATATACGCCACCGATGCTGGTAACGTCGAATTTGGCCTTACCCCAAAAAGGCAGTACTACCTGGCTATTGACTTTGACTTCAGCGAGTACAAATCGGAATCCAGCCTGCTCAATACAGTGCTATATGTACTTAACATGGTACACTTACCGGCGCCTGCCCTGGAGTTTTCAGACAGCAAATTTAAATTCCATTATATTTACTAG
- a CDS encoding sigma-54-dependent transcriptional regulator has protein sequence MPKILIIDDEQSIRNTLKEILEYEKFEVGEAKNGEEGLKMLTKEKFDAVLCDIKMPKMDGIEVLEKAMEQGIDTQFIMISAHGTIETAVDATKKGAYDFIQKPPDLNRLLVTLRNALDKSTLVNETKVLKKKISKSFDIVGESEAISQVKETIEKVAPTEARVLITGENGTGKELVARWLHEKSNRAKGPMVEVNCAAIPSELIESELFGHEKGSFTSAIKQRIGKFEQANGGTLFLDEIGDMSLSAQAKVLRALQENKITRVGGDKEIKVNVRVVAATNKDLKTAIEENKFREDLYHRLSVILIKVPALRDRKEDIPLLVERFLVDIAAEYGSKPKAISDKALELLQKHDWTGNIRELRNVVERLIIMSGTEITTDDVIRNADIKQE, from the coding sequence ATGCCAAAGATTTTAATCATTGATGACGAACAGAGCATCAGAAATACTCTGAAAGAAATACTGGAGTATGAGAAGTTCGAAGTTGGCGAAGCCAAAAATGGTGAAGAAGGCCTTAAAATGCTGACCAAAGAAAAATTTGATGCCGTTCTTTGTGATATTAAAATGCCAAAAATGGATGGCATTGAAGTACTTGAGAAAGCTATGGAGCAGGGTATCGATACCCAATTCATTATGATCAGTGCACATGGCACTATTGAAACTGCAGTGGATGCTACAAAAAAAGGTGCCTACGACTTCATTCAAAAGCCACCTGATCTTAACCGCCTGCTAGTGACTTTACGAAACGCTCTGGACAAATCTACCCTGGTCAATGAAACTAAAGTACTGAAGAAGAAGATTTCCAAGAGTTTTGATATTGTGGGAGAATCTGAGGCTATTAGTCAGGTCAAGGAAACCATTGAAAAAGTTGCTCCTACTGAGGCCCGTGTTTTAATTACCGGTGAAAATGGTACAGGAAAAGAACTGGTAGCACGGTGGCTTCACGAAAAAAGCAACCGGGCGAAGGGACCTATGGTTGAAGTCAACTGCGCAGCCATCCCCTCAGAACTCATTGAAAGTGAGCTTTTTGGCCATGAAAAAGGCTCTTTTACCTCAGCCATCAAACAGAGGATCGGAAAATTTGAACAGGCCAATGGCGGTACACTTTTTCTGGATGAGATCGGGGACATGAGCCTTTCTGCTCAGGCCAAGGTACTGAGGGCGCTTCAGGAAAACAAAATTACCCGTGTAGGTGGTGATAAGGAGATAAAAGTCAATGTAAGGGTAGTGGCTGCCACTAATAAGGACTTAAAAACGGCCATTGAGGAGAATAAATTCAGGGAAGATCTTTACCACAGATTAAGCGTAATTTTAATTAAAGTACCGGCGCTCAGAGACAGAAAGGAAGATATACCGCTGTTGGTAGAGAGATTTTTGGTAGATATAGCCGCAGAGTACGGATCCAAACCTAAGGCCATCAGCGACAAGGCACTAGAGCTACTACAGAAGCACGACTGGACCGGGAACATACGTGAATTAAGAAACGTTGTAGAACGTTTAATAATAATGTCTGGTACTGAAATTACCACCGACGACGTTATCCGTAATGCAGATATTAAACAGGAATAG
- a CDS encoding type I restriction enzyme HsdR N-terminal domain-containing protein: protein MVELNLPKIDCNIRKNEGKVEIFDVIRRKFILLTPEEWVRQHLIHFLIYNRSYPKSLIKVESGLKYNRLQKRSDILVYNRTASPFLIVECKSFDVKITQAAIDQVSMYNRQLGARYAVISNGLTHYCCEFDLERGKMNFINSFPDFE, encoded by the coding sequence ATGGTTGAATTGAATCTCCCAAAAATTGACTGCAATATTAGAAAAAATGAGGGGAAAGTTGAGATTTTTGATGTTATTAGAAGAAAATTTATACTCTTGACCCCTGAAGAATGGGTCAGGCAGCATTTGATCCATTTTCTGATCTATAACAGGTCATATCCAAAATCGCTCATAAAGGTTGAGTCGGGCCTTAAATACAACAGGTTACAAAAAAGATCTGATATTCTTGTGTACAACCGTACGGCAAGTCCTTTTTTGATTGTCGAATGTAAATCCTTCGATGTAAAGATCACGCAGGCAGCTATTGACCAGGTTTCGATGTATAATCGGCAGTTGGGAGCACGTTATGCAGTGATTTCAAACGGACTTACACATTACTGCTGTGAATTTGATCTGGAAAGAGGAAAGATGAATTTTATTAATTCCTTTCCGGATTTTGAATAA
- the ald gene encoding alanine dehydrogenase yields the protein MIIGVPKEIKNNENRVALTPAGVQELIKRGHTVYVQSTAGEGSGFPDSEYVSAGAKMLPTIEETYGIAEMIMKVKEPIEPEYKLIKENQLVFTYFHFASYEPLTKAMIESKAVCLAYETVEKEDRSLPLLVPMSEVAGRMSVQEGAKYLEKPLKGRGILLGGVPGVRPAKVLILGGGVVGTNAAKMAAGMGADVTIMDVNLPRLRYLDDVMPANVNTFMSNEYNIRELITTHDLIIGAVLIPGAKAPNLITRDMLKDMRPGTVLVDVAVDQGGCIETCKPTTHQDPTYIIDDVVHYCVANMPGAVPYTSTLALTNATLPYAIQLANKGWKKACQENEELKLGLNIINGEIVYKAVADAFSLPSTDVSKFLN from the coding sequence ATGATAATAGGTGTACCTAAAGAAATTAAAAACAACGAAAATCGTGTTGCACTAACCCCTGCCGGGGTTCAGGAACTGATCAAAAGAGGTCATACAGTCTATGTTCAATCAACTGCCGGCGAAGGTAGTGGCTTTCCCGATAGCGAATATGTATCTGCAGGCGCTAAAATGCTTCCCACTATCGAAGAAACATATGGTATTGCCGAGATGATTATGAAGGTTAAGGAGCCTATCGAACCTGAATATAAGCTGATCAAAGAAAACCAACTGGTATTTACCTATTTCCATTTCGCTTCATACGAACCGCTTACAAAAGCAATGATCGAAAGTAAGGCGGTATGCCTGGCTTATGAAACTGTTGAAAAAGAAGACAGAAGCCTCCCTCTACTTGTACCTATGTCTGAAGTAGCAGGTCGTATGTCAGTTCAGGAAGGTGCCAAATATCTTGAAAAACCTTTAAAAGGTAGAGGTATACTTTTGGGTGGTGTGCCTGGTGTAAGACCCGCCAAAGTTTTAATTCTTGGTGGTGGCGTGGTAGGTACCAACGCAGCTAAAATGGCAGCCGGTATGGGAGCAGATGTTACCATTATGGATGTAAACCTACCCAGACTGAGATACTTGGATGATGTTATGCCTGCGAACGTTAATACGTTCATGTCCAATGAATATAACATCCGTGAACTGATCACGACCCATGACCTGATCATCGGAGCGGTACTTATACCCGGAGCCAAAGCTCCTAACCTGATTACCCGTGACATGTTAAAAGACATGAGACCCGGTACTGTTCTCGTAGATGTGGCAGTTGATCAGGGTGGTTGTATTGAAACATGCAAACCTACCACACACCAGGATCCTACGTACATTATTGACGATGTGGTTCACTATTGCGTGGCTAATATGCCCGGAGCTGTTCCTTATACGTCAACTCTGGCATTGACTAATGCTACACTTCCTTATGCTATACAGCTGGCAAATAAAGGCTGGAAGAAAGCATGTCAGGAAAATGAAGAATTGAAACTTGGTCTTAATATTATTAATGGAGAAATTGTTTACAAAGCCGTTGCCGATGCATTCAGCTTACCAAGCACTGATGTTTCTAAATTTTTAAATTAA
- a CDS encoding acyl transferase, giving the protein MKSSKSFYTDIFHTNKSNFDEVALNLFQYQATNSAIYKRFIQNIGIQANHVKNVEQIPFLPISFFKTQEIKTGNWQTQAVFESSGTTGTTTSKHYVKNLGFYLQNCQEIFRRFYGPLGQYHFLALLPSYLERSSSSLVYMADYFIKHSSSPYSGFYLNDYERLIDTIDKIEDREKIVLLGVSFALLDLAEQYKPDLSGVIVMETGGMKGRRAEMIREELHDVLKEGLNIGRVHSEYGMTELLSQAYSDGEGVFQCPPWMKVILRDINDPFDLNIRRTSGGINVIDLANIDTCAFIETQDMGRVSQIGDFEVIGRFDNSDIRGCNLMVY; this is encoded by the coding sequence TTGAAATCTTCTAAAAGTTTTTACACGGATATCTTTCATACAAATAAATCAAATTTTGATGAGGTTGCACTAAATCTGTTTCAATATCAGGCCACTAACAGTGCTATTTATAAAAGATTTATTCAAAATATCGGAATTCAGGCAAACCATGTTAAGAACGTTGAACAAATCCCTTTTTTGCCGATCTCTTTCTTCAAGACGCAGGAGATTAAAACAGGGAACTGGCAGACTCAGGCGGTATTTGAGAGTAGTGGTACCACGGGTACAACTACCAGTAAGCACTATGTGAAGAATCTTGGGTTTTATTTGCAAAACTGCCAGGAGATATTTCGCAGGTTTTACGGACCACTTGGACAGTATCATTTTCTGGCACTGCTGCCTTCTTATCTCGAGCGTAGCAGCTCTTCGCTTGTCTATATGGCTGATTATTTTATAAAACATAGTTCATCACCCTACAGCGGATTTTATTTGAATGACTATGAAAGGCTGATCGATACGATTGATAAAATTGAGGACAGGGAGAAGATTGTGTTACTTGGGGTATCATTCGCATTGCTCGATCTCGCTGAGCAATATAAGCCTGACCTTTCCGGTGTTATAGTGATGGAAACCGGCGGGATGAAGGGGCGAAGAGCGGAAATGATCAGAGAAGAGTTGCACGATGTATTAAAGGAGGGTTTAAATATAGGGCGAGTCCACTCTGAATATGGTATGACCGAACTACTATCGCAGGCATACTCTGACGGGGAAGGTGTTTTTCAGTGTCCACCCTGGATGAAAGTTATTCTACGGGATATTAATGATCCGTTTGACCTGAATATAAGGAGAACATCAGGGGGTATAAATGTTATTGATCTTGCTAATATTGATACGTGTGCCTTTATAGAAACCCAGGATATGGGCAGAGTCTCCCAAATCGGCGATTTTGAAGTAATCGGGAGGTTTGATAACTCAGATATAAGAGGTTGTAATCTGATGGTCTATTAA
- a CDS encoding YbjN domain-containing protein, with protein MDLNAFMQNYSDEIGGQYSEYDSKTSIIIVPLADDRFQTVLGKLNHSQRYDRLGIEFISKVCEYETDMDLKALLEENANLNHAKFAIAEGFINVEASSFVDTATEEVLKEIIQEVANVADEYEYKLTGEDVH; from the coding sequence ATGGATCTTAATGCTTTTATGCAAAATTATTCCGATGAAATCGGTGGGCAGTATTCAGAGTATGATAGCAAAACATCTATCATTATAGTACCATTGGCTGATGATCGTTTTCAAACCGTACTTGGCAAGTTAAACCATAGCCAGAGATATGACCGATTGGGAATTGAGTTTATATCCAAAGTATGTGAGTATGAAACAGACATGGATTTGAAGGCGTTACTTGAAGAAAACGCTAACCTCAACCACGCTAAATTCGCGATCGCGGAGGGTTTTATTAACGTAGAGGCATCAAGCTTTGTAGATACTGCCACAGAAGAGGTCCTAAAAGAAATTATACAGGAAGTGGCCAATGTGGCTGACGAATATGAATATAAACTTACTGGTGAAGATGTTCATTAA